A genomic region of Flavobacteriales bacterium contains the following coding sequences:
- a CDS encoding methylenetetrahydrofolate reductase translates to MKIKDHIAQADKTLISFELLPPLKGESINTIFNTMDTLVEFSPSFIDITYHREEYVYQKRENGLLERKSIKKRPGTVSICAAIMNKYQIDAVPHLICGGFSVDETEDALIDLAFLGVDNVLALRGDPEKGKTN, encoded by the coding sequence ATGAAAATTAAAGATCACATTGCACAAGCCGATAAGACCCTTATCTCTTTTGAACTGCTACCTCCACTAAAAGGAGAAAGCATCAACACTATTTTTAATACCATGGATACACTTGTAGAGTTCAGTCCATCTTTTATTGATATTACCTACCATCGTGAGGAGTATGTATACCAGAAAAGGGAGAATGGTTTATTGGAAAGAAAGTCCATAAAGAAACGTCCAGGAACAGTGAGTATCTGCGCAGCTATCATGAACAAGTATCAAATCGATGCAGTTCCTCATCTTATCTGTGGAGGATTTAGCGTAGATGAAACAGAAGATGCTCTTATCGACCTTGCCTTTTTAGGTGTGGACAACGTACTCGCTCTGAGAGGCGACCCTGAAAAAGGAAAAACAAATTT